A section of the Oreochromis aureus strain Israel breed Guangdong linkage group 22, ZZ_aureus, whole genome shotgun sequence genome encodes:
- the LOC120435664 gene encoding uncharacterized protein LOC120435664 — MEDSEEDINEQFENKEQILNELQDKAQSDSTVPRRSERAKVPTEKMLTYQREEISKKEKRLLTLYEQWKIRVPETRERLKLDISEKEMADLADDVEQRKDELLKLYTEMRSHIAPSSDIRRKTDACEAVTHDIVKVILERISGVDGAFDAEYERKRLRRLLEHDYAQSIYGSTAASKRSQLSSASHLASKRADAAAELAAKEAEYKIVQEEQRQKKWIKALEEEHKKQMAVQTSELERLKAKREVEAARARLDVYNRELSQLDDAYSVKMEKVNPEHTPKHTVPSYTIPAPTAPPSVSQLAQAVQGSIRINRLPMPEPTMFSGEPIKFSEWKSTFMSLIEQTGMSAADKLYYLKRYVTGSARKCLEGTFFRNDEEAYNDAWAKLNQRYGQPFVLQRAFREKLSSWPKIQSRDADGLRNFADFVNACMLAMRHVKGLQILNDYEENQKLLHKLPDWINTSWNRHVTKILMDSSEFPSFSEFASFLSLEAEVACNPVTSIHALRSTETNDDKRSTREVKRNKASVFNINTTERDTKTKIYNSSSCTLCQESHPLIKCPNFLQMTLEMKKKHVKDNKHCYGCLKQGHSAKDCKRRLTCETCSKRHPTCLHNENYSISLQRERQDQVSIDNATQGNSPESATAMALNVARAEHTVSTSMIVPVWVSTAANPQREKLVYVLLDTQSDTVFIDQDVTQKLQANVCPVKLRLTTMMGKNAVVSSGKVCDLLVRGYNSATVLRLPTAYTKDYIPANREHIPTCDTAKLWSHLSSIVDEIPPLLSCEVSLLIGYTCPQALVPRQVLLGKDNEPYAIQTDLG; from the coding sequence ATGGAGGATTCAGAAGAAGACATTAATGAACAGtttgaaaacaaagaacaaatatTAAATGAGCTGCAAGATAAAGCTCAAAGTGACTCCACGGTTCCAAGGCGTTCAGAAAGAGCCAAGGTGCCAACGGAAAAAATGCTAACTTATCAGAGGGAAGAgataagtaaaaaagaaaaaagactatTAACTCTTTATGAACAATGGAAAATACGAGTGCCAGAAACAAGAGAAAGATTAAAGTTGGACATTTCAGAGAAAGAAATGGCAGATCTTGCAGATGATGTAGAGCAAAGAAAAGATGAACTGCTAAAGTTGTACACTGAAATGAGAAGTCACATTGCACCTTCATCAGACATACGAAGAAAAACCGATGCATGTGAAGCAGTTACTCATGACATCGTGAAAGTCATCCTGGAAAGAATAAGTGGTGTAGATGGAGCTTTTGATGCAGAATATGAAAGAAAACGTCTACGGAGACTATTAGAACATGATTATGCCCAATCCATCTATGGTTCAACTGCAGCATCGAAACGTAGCCAACTGTCTTCAGCCTCACATCTTGCTTCAAAACGAGCAGATGCAGCAGCAGAACTAGCAGCAAAGGAAGCAGAGTACAAGATTGTACAAGAGGAacaaagacagaagaaatgGATAAAGGCTCTAGAAGAGGAGCATAAGAAACAAATGGCAGTTCAAACATCCGAGCTGGAACGCCTGAAAGCCAAAAGGGAGGTGGAAGCCGCTCGCGCCAGGTTGGACGTCTACAACAGAGAGTTATCACAACTTGATGATGCATATTCAGTAAAGATGGAAAAGGTGAACCCAGAGCACACACCCAAACACACTGTACCATCATACACCATACCGGCGCCAACAGCCCCTCCTAGTGTCAGCCAGCTTGCACAGGCGGTACAAGGCAGCATAAGAATAAATAGACTCCCCATGCCAGAACCAACAATGTTTAGTGGTGAGCCAATAAAATTTAGTGAATGGAAATCCACTTTCATGTCACTTATTGAACAAACTGGCATGTCAGCAGCAGATAAACTGTACTATCTAAAAAGGTATGTAACTGGCTCAGCTCGCAAGTGCCTTGAAGGGACTTTCTTCAGAAATGATGAAGAAGCATATAACGACGCTTGGGCAAAGTTAAACCAAAGGTACGGCCAGCCATTCGTGCTACAAAGGGCATTTAGAGAGAAGTTATCTAGTTGGCCTAAAATACAGTCGAGAGATGCTGATGGGCTAAGGAACTTTGCTGATTTTGTGAATGCATGCATGCTTGCCATGCGTCACGTGAAAGGACTGCAAATTCTCAATGACTATGAAGAAAATCAGAAACTGTTGCATAAACTGCCAGACTGGATAAACACAAGCTGGAATAGGCATGTAACAAAGATACTCATGGACAGTAGTGAATTCCCCAGCTTCAGTGAATTTGCCTCCTTTCTCTCACTTGAAGCAGAAGTAGCATGCAACCCAGTCACTTCCATACATGCACTTCGCTCCACGGAAACAAATGATGACAAAAGAAGCACAAGAGAAGTCAAAAGAAACAAGGCAAGTGTATTCAACATTAACACAACTGAACGAGATACAAAGACTAAAATATACAACAGTTCTTCATGCACACTGTGCCAAGAGTCGCATCCACTTATAAAGTGCCCAAACTTTCTGCAAATGACCctggaaatgaaaaagaaacatgtaaAGGATAATAAACATTGTTATGGTTGTTTAAAGCAAGGTCATAGTGCTAAGGACTGCAAACGGCGCCTCACTTGTGAAACCTGCTCTAAGAGACACCCGACCTGTCTTCACAATGAGAACTACAGCATTAGTCTGCAAAGAGAAAGGCAAGATCAAGTGAGTATAGACAATGCAACACAAGGGAACTCACCTGAAAGTGCAACAGCCATGGCGTTAAATGTCGCTAGAGCAGAACACACAGTCAGTACCTCCATGATAGTCCCAGTATGGGTCTCAACGGCTGCTAATCCACAAAGGGAAAAACTAGTCTATGTGCTACTAGACACACAGAGTGACACTGTTTTTATAGATCAGGATGTAACACAGAAACTGCAAGCAAATGTGTGCCCTGTAAAACTCAGACTAACCACAATGATGGGTAAAAACGCAGTAGTAAGCAGCGGAAAGGTGTGTGATCTTCTAGTGAGAGGTTACAATTCAGCAACAGTGCTAAGGCTCCCAACTGCTTACACAAAGGACTACATACCTGCAAATAGAGAACACATACCAACATGTGACACAGCAAAACTGTGGAGTCATTTGTCGTCCATTGTAGATGAGATCCCACCGCTCCTCAGTTGTGAGGTGAGTCTCCTGATTGGTTATACTTGTCCCCAAGCTCTGGTGCCCAGACAAGTACTCTTAGGTAAAGACAATGAGCCATATGCCATCCAGACTGATTTAGGATAG